From Coffea arabica cultivar ET-39 chromosome 2e, Coffea Arabica ET-39 HiFi, whole genome shotgun sequence, the proteins below share one genomic window:
- the LOC113730533 gene encoding uncharacterized protein, translated as MAWFRAGSNVAKLAIRRTLSQRGGSYVSRTRVVPLQNRYFHTTVSRSKAQSAPVPRPVPLSKLTDSFLDGTSSVYLEELQRAWEQDPNSVDESWDNFFRNFVGQAATSPGISGQTIQESMRLLLLVRAYQVYGHMKAKLDPLGLEQREIPDDLDPALYGFSEADLDREFFIGVWRMSGFLSENRPVQTLRAILTRLEQAYCGAIGYEYMHIADREQCNWLRDRIETPTPMEYSRERREVILDRLMWSSQFENFLATKWTAAKRFGLEGAETLIPGMKEMFDRSADLGVESIVIGMSHRGRLNVLGNVVRKPLRQIFSEFSGGTKPSDEVGLYTGTGDVKYHLGTSYDRPTRGGKRIHLSLVANPSHLEAVDPVVVGKTRAKQYYSNDVTRTRNMGVLIHGDGSFAGQGVVYETLHLSALPNYTTGGTIHIVVNNQVAFTTDPKSGRSSQYCTDVAKALNAPIFHVNGDDVEAVVHVCELAAEWRQTFHSDVVVDIVCYRRFGHNEIDEPSFTQPQMYKVIRNHPSAMEIYQKKLLESGQLSKEGIDRINNKVLSILNEEFVASKDYIPQRRDWLSAYWMGFKSPGQLSRIRNTGVKPEILKTVGKAITTLPENFKPHRAVKRIFDDRAKMIETGEGIDWAVGEALAFATLLVEGNHVRLSGQDVERGTFSHRHSVVHDQETGGQYCPLDHVMINQNEEMFTVSNSSLSEFGVLGFELGYSMENPNSLVLWEAQFGDFANGAQVIFDQFLSSGEAKWLRQTGLVVLLPHGYDGQGPEHSSARLERFLQMSDDNPFVIPEMDPTLRKQIQECNWQVVNVTTPANYFHVLRRQIHREFRKPLIVMSPKNLLRHKDCKSNLSEFDDVQGHPGFDKQGTRFKRLIKDQNDHKEVEEGISRLVLCSGKVYYELDEERRKVNRKDVAICRVEQLCPFPYDLIQRELKRYPNAEIVWCQEEPMNMGAYNHVGLRLATAMKALGRGDLDDIKYVGRAPSAATATGFLSVHQKEQRELVEKALQPDPISIS; from the exons ATGGCATGGTTTCGAGCTGGGTCAAATGTGGCAAAACTTGCCATCAGAAGGACTTTGTCGCAGAGAGGTGGTTCATATGTATCCAGAACACGCGTAGTTCCATTACAAAATCGATATTTTCATACCACAGTTTCTAGATCAAAGGCGCAATCTGCACCTGTCCCACGTCCTGTTCCGCTGTCTAAGCTAACTGACAGTTTCCTAGATGGGACAAGCAGTGTTTATCTTGAGGAGCTTCAGCGGGCCTGGGAGCAAGATCCTAATAGTGTTGATGAGTCATGGGACAACTTCTTTAGGAACTTTGTTGGCCAAGCTGCCACTTCACCTGGAATTTCTGGTCAAACGATTCAAGAGAGTATGCGACTGTTGCTGCTTGTTAGAGCATACCAGGTGTATGGTCACATGAAAGCTAAGTTGGACCCATTGGGCTTGGAACAGAGGGAAATTCCAGATGATCTGGATCCTGCACTTTATGGTTTCTCTGAAGCTGATCTTGATCGCGAGTTCTTCATTGGCGTGTGGAGGATGTCAGGATTTTTGTCAGAGAACCGACCTGTGCAAACCTTGAGAGCGATATTGACACGGCTTGAACAGGCTTACTGTGGTGCTATTGGCTATGAGTATATGCACATTGCTGATCGTGAACAGTGTAATTGGTTAAGGGACCGGATTGAGACTCCCACACCAATGGAGTACAGCCGTGAGCGGCGTGAGGTTATTCTTGATCGCCTCATGTGGAGTTCTCAGTTTGAGAATTTCTTGGCCACTAAGTGGACTGCTGCAAAGAGGTTTGGGCTTGAAGGGGCTGAAACCTTGATCCCAGGAATGAAGGAAATGTTTGATAGGTCTGCAGATCTGGGAGTCGAGAGCATAGTGATTGGAATGTCACACAGAGGGAGACTTAACGTGTTGGGTAATGTTGTTCGGAAGCCTTTGCGCCAGATATTTAGCGAGTTCAGTGGTGGTACTAAACCTTCAGATGAAGTTGGCTTGTATACAGGAACTGGTGATGTAAAGTATCACCTGGGAACTTCTTATGACCGGCCAACTAGGGGTGGAAAGAGAATTCATTTGTCTCTTGTGGCAAACCCCAGTCACCTGGAAGCAGTAGATCCTGTTGTAGTTGGGAAAACTAGAGCAAAACAGTATTATTCTAATGACGTCACTAGAACAAGAAACATGGGTGTCTTAATTCATGGGGATGGTAGCTTTGCAGGACAAGGAGTTGTTTATGAGACCCTGCATCTTAGCGCTCTTCCTAATTACACTACTGGTGGAACTATACACATTGTGGTTAACAATCAAGTAGCCTTCACTACTGATCCCAAGTCAGGAAGATCTTCTCAGTATTGTACTGATGTTGCTAAAGCACTGAATGCCCCAATTTTCCATGTCAACGGTGATGATGTGGAGGCTGTGGTCCATGTCTGTGAGCTTGCAGCAGAGTGGCGTCAGACATTCCATTCGGATGTTGTGGTTGACATTGTTTGTTACCGCCGATTTGGTCATAATGAGATTGATGAGCCATCTTTTACCCAGCCCCAAATGTACAAG GTAATCCGAAATCATCCTTCAGCCATGGAGATTtaccaaaagaaacttttaGAATCTGGTCAGCTGTCTAAAGAGGGCATTGATAGGATAAATAACAAAGTTCTTTCAATTCTTAATGAAGAATTTGTGGCCAGCAAAGATTATATCCCCCAAAGGAGGGACTGGCTTTCCGCTTACTGGATGGGGTTCAAGTCTCCTGGGCAGCTTTCACGTATCCGAAACACTGG TGTAAAGCCAGAGATTTTGAAGACTGTTGGCAAAGCAATCACAACTCTTCCAGAGAACTTTAAACCTCACAGAGCAGTTAAGAGAATTTTTGATGACCGTGCTAAGATGATTGAGACAGGCGAAGGAATAGACTGGGCAGTGGGGGAGGCACTTGCTTTTGCGACACTGCTGGTGGAAGGAAATCATGTCAGGCTTAGTGGTCAAGATGTTGAGAGAGGTACTTTTAGTCATCGACATTCTGTCGTTCATGATCAAGAAACAGGGGGACAGTATTGCCCTTTGGATCATGTTATGATCAATCAGAATGAAGAAATGTTTACGGTTAGTAACAG CTCTCTTTCTGAATTTGGTGTCTTGGGCTTTGAATTGGGTTACTCCATGGAAAACCCAAATTCTTTGGTACTGTGGGAAGCCCAATTTGGTGATTTTGCCAATGGAGCTCAAGTGATATTTGATCAGTTCTTGAGCAGTGGGGAGGCCAAATGGCTTCGTCAGACAGGACTAGTTGTGCTTCTGCCTCATGGTTATGATGGCCAGGGCCCTGAACATTCTAGTGCACGTTTGGAGCGTTTCCTTCag ATGAGTGATGACAACCCCTTTGTCATCCCAGAGATGGATCCAACCCTTAGAAAGCAGATCCAAGAATGCAATTGGCAGGTGGTAAATGTAACTACACCAGCAAACTATTTCCATGTTCTGCGGCGTCAA ATCCACAGGGAATTCCGTAAGCCTCTTATTGTGATGTCTCCGAAGAATTTGCTTCGGCATAAAGACTGCAAATCCAATCTTTCTGAGTTTGATGACGTGCAAGGCCATCCTGGTTTTGACAAACAAGGGACCAGGTTTAAGCGCCTCATCAAGGACCAGAATGACCATAAGGAAGTTGAGGAGGGCATTAGTCGCTTGGTTCTTTGCTCAGGAAAG GTTTATTATGAACTTGATGAAGAGAGGAGAAAAGTGAATAGGAAGGATGTTGCTATATGTCGGGTGGAACAACTTTGCCCCTTCCCTTATGATCTCATTCAACGTGAATTGAAGCGATATCCAA ATGCTGAGATCGTATGGTGCCAGGAAGAGCCCATGAACATGGGTGCCTACAATCATGTTGGACTTCGACTGGCTACTGCCATGAAAGCATTGGGAAGAGGTGATTTAGATGATATCAAGTATGTTGGACGTGCTCCATCTGCTGCCACAGCTACTGGTTTCCTGAGCGTGCACCAAAAGGAGCAAAGGGAACTTGTAGAGAAAGCCTTGCAGCCTGATCCAATTAGCATTTCTTGA
- the LOC113729735 gene encoding ribonuclease S-2, which translates to MPCLSGNIFWVNLFISLHMARSVLISILVMFIIDPQKISGQYEFFKLVAFWGPSFCRVYDCWREPPVPKFTLHGLWPDNYTRRLYNCGGSRYIPLSDQRSINARDDYWYDYFLLNPPSARRNWRTQQKFWAKEWSNHGTCSENVFNQPNYFNLAETLMFRYDLRSILFNSKNPIPLPWPRVSDVMSAISKVTQARPELRCNYYINGNILVEVALCYDVQGSRVINCTRPGTVFCGRRSSRIYVPNNF; encoded by the exons ATGCCATGCCTCTCTGGTAACATTTTCTGGGTGAACTTGTTCATCTCCCTCCATATGGCCAGATCTGTTCTTATATCGATACTGGTTATGTTTATTATTGATCCCCAAAAAATCAGTGGTCAATACGAGTTCTTCAAGTTAGTTGCGTTTTGGGGGCCATCCTTCTGCAGGGTGTACGACTGCTGGAGAGAACCACCTGTGCCCAAGTTTACGTTGCATGGACTTTGGCCCGATAACTACACGCGACGTCTATATAATTGCGGTGGCTCCCGTTATATACCGCTTTCG GATCAACGAAGTATAAATGCACGGGATGACTACTGGTACGACTATTTCTTGCTAAATCCCCCATCAGCAAGACGTAACTGGCGCACTCAACAAAAGTTTTGGGCCAAAGAATGGAGTAATCATGGCACATGTTCAGAAAATGttttcaaccaaccaaactATTTTAATCTGGCTGAGACGCTTATGTTTAGATATGATCTTAGATCAATACTCTTTAATTCAAAAAATCCAATCCCATTGCCATGGCCCAGAGTTTCGGATGTCATGTCAGCCATCTCCAAAGTTACTCAAGCTAGGCCAGAGTTACGGTGTAACTATTACATAAACGGCAACATTTTGGTGGAGGTGGCATTGTGCTACGATGTCCAAGGAAGCCGAGTGATTAATTGTACTCGACCAGGTACAGTGTTTTGCGGTAGACGGTCAAGCAGAATCTATGTACCAAACAACTTTTGA
- the LOC113729568 gene encoding uncharacterized protein, which produces MENPSTEPTILLKININCCEYCPGRLERALLTIDGVLSVAVYREKNLVAVKGKVDPNKLIASIKAWGKTAKFLGYDGGPMNFNNHADKEKPQSSKPVRDKCPEHKNFPKNGKERNRGYPKDESRKKEESSHEPEAYVAPQIDREVCRDPYCKLHKSRPIFHNKVPSINCADHPHHTGGFFPRGGSGSHFLNHGNASPYDYPRMAPPHPMMEQPGYGFYSGSYYGPRFDDYSYHDDAPYPRHWPYM; this is translated from the exons ATGGAAAATCCTTCTACCGAACCG ACTATCTTGCTGAAGATAAATATCAATTGCTGTGAGTATTGCCCCGGGAGACTGGAGAGGGCACTGCTAACAATCGATG GTGTTCTTTCAGTTGCCGTATACCGCGAAAAAAACTTGGTCGCTGTTAAAGGCAAAGTAGACCCGAACAAACTGATTGCTTCCATTAAAGCATGGGGAAAAACTGCAAAATTCTTAGGCTATGATGGAGGTCCGATGAATTTCAATAACCATGCCGATAAGGAGAAGCCCCAGAGCTCAAAGCCCGTCAGGGATAAGTGCCCTGAACACaaaaattttcccaaaaatgGGAAGGAAAGAAATCGTGGCTATCCAAAAGATGAGAGTCGTAAGAAGGAAGAGAGTAGTCATGAGCCTGAAGCTTATGTAGCACCCCAAATTGACCGAGAAGTATGCAGGGATCCTTACTGCAAACTCCATAAGAGCAGACCAATCTTTCATAACAAGGTGCCCTCAATCAACTGTGCTGATCATCCTCACCACACTGGCGGTTTTTTCCCTAGAGGTGGAAGTGGAAGTCATTTTCTTAACCATGGCAACGCTTCTCCATATGATTACCCAAGGATGGCGCCGCCGCATCCAATGATGGAGCAACCTGGATATGGTTTCTACTCTGGGAGCTATTATGGGCCAAGATTTGATGACTACTCTTACCATGATGATGCCCCATATCCTAGGCACTGGCCCTATATGTGA